Proteins encoded within one genomic window of Episyrphus balteatus chromosome 1, idEpiBalt1.1, whole genome shotgun sequence:
- the LOC129921342 gene encoding transmembrane protein 208, producing MAPQKGKQGTKGAKQIVEENTATLSFYRNMALGSTAASLLLNVIFFDFGKLAVIMSVITIATLVAAYQFMAFMSRAKLSDTGAILDSGNDLNMEGGIAENAKDLIILSSGTLLLTLLSNYFWFLLLLVPIRAVWMLWGTIIQPWLAQRNEAEPEPDEKKQRKMERKMRRMR from the exons ATGGCT CCACAAAAAGGAAAACAAGGCACAAAAGGTGCTAAACAAATTGTCGAAGAAAATACAGCAACATTAAGTTTTTACAGAAATATGGCTTTGGGAAGTACGGCTGCTTCTTTGCTTCTAAATGttatcttttttgattttggCAAATTGGCTGTG ATTATGTCTGTGATAACAATTGCAACCCTTGTGGCTGCTTATCAATTCATGGCATTCATGTCTAGAGCCAAACTCTCCGACACCGGAGCAATTCTTGATTCTGGCAATGATCTTAATATGGAAGGTGGTATTGCTGA GAACGCAAAAGATTTGATAATTCTTAGTTCGGGAACACTTTTATTGACCCTTCTTTCAAACTATTTCTGGTTCTTGCTTTTGCTTGTACCCATTCGAGCTGTTTGGATGCTCTGGGGAACAATCATTCAACCATGGTTGGCACAACGCAACGAGGCCGAACCCGAACCCGATGAGAAGAAACAACGAAAGATGGAAAGGAAAATGCGACGCATGAGATGA
- the LOC129905152 gene encoding peroxisomal membrane protein 11B, giving the protein MDKWVALNSQTGWKDKIARLIQYISRAIWDILERNDSNPSLADQFKTLEYILSSFRKLLRFGKCLDMFYASLRTFHYPDAAIRVTLTLSKLSSALYLIADHLMWLSRTGLFKNINVQKWSQTANKYWLLSITMNLCRDVYEILRLVDLHRAAQKSGVADTRLSVCVRSPRDLQRLALQSYGVLYGHRDVVVDTVKNVCDFFIPFAALGYANLSPRTIGILGTISSMAGIIAIAEPSTQLVPS; this is encoded by the exons ATGGACAAATGGGTAGCACTTAATAGCCAAACTGGCTGGAAGGACAAAATTGCACG TCTCATTCAATATATTTCTCGAGCAATTTGGGATATTTTAGAAAGAAATGATTCCAATCCATCTCTGGCTGATCAATTCAAAACATTAGAATATATTCTCAGTTCTTTTAGGAAGC TTCTACGATTTGGAAAATGTCTCGACATGTTCTATGCCTCTTTGAGAACTTTCCATTATCCCGATGCAGCCATCAGAGTCACCCTAACATTGAGCAAACTCTCATCAGCCTTATATTTGATTGCCGATCATTTAATGTGGCTTTCTCGAACTGGACTctttaaaaacataaatgtccaaaaatggagTCAAACAGCCAACAAATATTGGCTCTTGTCAATCACAATGAACCTTTGTCGAGATGTTTATGAAATTCTTAGGCTCGTTGACTTGCATCGAGCTGCACAAAAGTCAGGAGTTGCCGATACACGACTTTCTGTGTGCGTCAGATCTCCCAGGGATTTGCAAAGACTTGCTTTGCAATCGTATGGAGTTCTTTATGGACACAGAGATGTTGTTGTAGACACAGTGAAGAATGTTTGTGATTTCTTCATTCCTTTTGCAGCTTTGGGATATGCTAACTTGTCGCCAAGGACAATTGGTATTTTGGGAACAATTTCATCGATGGCTGGGATAATTGCTATCGCTGAACCGTCGACACAGTTAGTTCCTTCTTAA
- the LOC129921343 gene encoding uncharacterized protein LOC129921343 yields the protein MVKWNGSFWLPLALTSSLLILLLLPSSTHSYDPNDMKIAAVLPPEGMFEAFYPREMDGVPNGSSRPAHGHGSFFKHRNPALVDTKNAAAYGYRFDGKRRFNFD from the coding sequence atggTCAAATGGAATGGTAGCTTTTGGCTACCACTGGCATTGACTTCTTCCCTTCTCATTCTTCTCCTCCTTCCATCGTCAACTCACAGCTACGATCCAAATGACATGAAAATCGCAGCCGTCCTCCCACCCGAAGGCATGTTCGAAGCTTTCTATCCACGTGAAATGGACGGAGTACCGAATGGCTCATCGAGGCCAGCTCATGGCCATGGTAGTTTCTTCAAACATCGCAATCCAGCTTTGGTAGATACGAAAAATGCAGCAGCTTATGGCTATCGTTTCGATGGCAAAAGAAGGTTTAATTTTGATTGA
- the LOC129921311 gene encoding palmitoyltransferase ZDHHC3, giving the protein MDYQYAPLPTMMSSGDMHNRCWGGRAWCVKDICGIVCAILTWMLILFAEFVVMRVILLPSPNVIFRTINIIIFQSFAFLAFASHVRTMLSDPGAVPRGNATKEMILQMGYREGQMLFKCPKCCSIKPDRAHHCSVCQRCIRKMDHHCPWVNNCVGENNQKYFVLFTLYIALISVHSMILVVNQFAECVKSEWRLCSPYSPPATVFLLLFLTFEALLFAVFTVIMLVTQLSAIFNDQTGIEQLKKEEARWAKKSRLKSIQSVFGRFSLAWFSPFTQPSCKAKFDSHFYSV; this is encoded by the exons ATGGATTATCAATACGCACCATTGCCGACAATGATGTCCAGTGGGGACATGCACAATCGCTGTTGGGGCGGCCGGGCTTGGTGTGTTAAA GACATCTGTGGCATTGTGTGTGCCATTCTAACCTGGATGTTAATTCTCTTTGCCGAATTCGTTGTGATGCGTGTAATCCTTTTGCCTAGCCCGAATGTGATATTTAGaacaattaatataattatattcCAATCGTTTGCATTCCTAGCTTTTGCATCACATGTTCGGACAATGTTGTCAGATCCT ggtGCAGTTCCTCGTGGAAATGCCACCAAAGAAATGATCCTCCAAATGGGTTATAGAGAAGGTCAAATGCTCTTTAAGTGTCCAAAGTGCTGCAGTATAAAACCAGACCGAGCACATCACTGTTCTGTGTGTCAGCGTTGCATACGAAAGATGGACCACCATTGCCCGTGGGTGAACAATTGTGTTGGAGAGAACAAtcaaaagtattttgttttgtttact CTTTACATCGCTTTAATTTCAGTTCATTCCATGATCTTGGTTGTTAATCAGTTTGCCGAGTGTGTCAAAAGTGAATGGCGCCTATGTTCGCCGTATTCCCCTCCAGCTACAGTGTTTCTTTTGCTGTTCCTTACGTTCGAAGCACTGCTTTTTGCAGTGTTTACTGTCATAATGCTGGTAACACAGTTGTCGGCAATCTTTAATGATCAAACT ggaattgaacaacttaaaaaagaagaagcccGATGGGCGAAAAAGTCTCGATTGAAAAGTATCCAGTCGGTGTTTGGACGTTTTTCGTTGGCTTGGTTTTCTCCATTTACTCAGCCATCGTGCAAGGCAAAATTTGATTCGCATTTTTattcagtttga